In a single window of the Myxococcaceae bacterium JPH2 genome:
- a CDS encoding serine/threonine protein kinase yields MDTLSQPTRTLNFDAFWRWLQEHTNCILRCGSADTTLFDHDDFHWVLMEEDRQHVVQVLKGKSLVAEMVMAGREVTEVTLSTDPETGSEGHFLVELFGGPKEDPQVIYHFIMAHGMEPAAGHQGFKH; encoded by the coding sequence ATGGACACGCTTTCGCAACCCACCCGGACCCTGAACTTCGACGCCTTCTGGCGCTGGCTCCAGGAGCACACCAACTGCATCCTCCGGTGTGGCTCCGCGGACACCACGTTGTTCGACCACGATGACTTCCACTGGGTGCTGATGGAGGAGGATCGCCAGCACGTGGTGCAGGTCCTCAAGGGCAAGTCCTTGGTGGCGGAGATGGTGATGGCGGGGCGCGAGGTCACCGAGGTCACCCTCAGCACGGACCCGGAGACGGGCAGCGAGGGACACTTCCTCGTCGAGCTGTTCGGCGGCCCCAAGGAAGACCCGCAGGTCATCTACCACTTCATCATGGCCCACGGCATGGAGCCGGCCGCGGGACACCAGGGCTTCAAGCACTGA
- a CDS encoding DUF2238 domain-containing protein: protein MQSALPMSSAPSLDVIAPTFPAVPGTREEARVPLLLAGVLAPILLLTLLFCPAGRLNWLLEIGPGLIGVVVLTATFRRFPMSRWVYVCVFLHILVLTYGGYYSYALTPLGDFVRDAFHLSRNPYDRLGHLAQGFFPAFIIREVLLRATPLRRGGWLNFLTGSVAFAISAGYELLEWWTALVLDPAGGDTFLGSQGDIWDAQWDMFLALCGATLAMAVFGRAHLKSVERLMARAKPAVEISAQNR from the coding sequence ATGCAGTCCGCGCTTCCGATGTCCTCCGCACCGTCCTTGGATGTCATTGCGCCCACCTTCCCCGCCGTGCCCGGCACGCGCGAGGAGGCTCGGGTGCCCCTGCTCCTCGCGGGAGTGCTGGCCCCCATCCTGTTGCTCACGCTCCTCTTCTGTCCGGCCGGCCGCCTCAACTGGCTGCTGGAGATCGGCCCCGGGCTCATCGGCGTCGTCGTCCTGACCGCGACGTTCCGCCGCTTCCCCATGTCGCGTTGGGTCTATGTCTGCGTCTTCCTGCACATCCTGGTGCTGACCTACGGGGGCTATTACTCGTATGCCCTCACGCCGCTCGGCGACTTCGTCCGGGATGCCTTCCACCTGTCGCGAAACCCATACGACCGGCTGGGCCACCTCGCGCAGGGCTTCTTCCCCGCGTTCATCATCCGAGAGGTGTTGTTGCGCGCCACGCCGCTGCGGCGCGGAGGCTGGCTCAACTTCCTCACCGGCTCGGTGGCCTTCGCCATCAGCGCGGGCTACGAGCTGCTCGAGTGGTGGACCGCGCTGGTGCTGGACCCCGCCGGGGGCGACACGTTCCTCGGCTCCCAGGGCGACATCTGGGACGCGCAATGGGACATGTTCCTCGCGCTCTGCGGCGCCACGCTGGCCATGGCCGTGTTCGGCCGCGCCCACCTGAAGAGCGTGGAGCGCCTGATGGCCCGCGCGAAGCCCGCCGTGGAAATCTCCGCCCAGAACCGATGA
- a CDS encoding glycosyltransferase family 4 protein, which yields MSTSGIVYASFDRFPSPKGAAVHIQAFVEALGAAFGQVDLLAIGAEPGARPMPWSPGVTYHPLEARGRDLMAQALNFRARLGDWWRERPRARVVHVRSIFEGYPIARRKDALTDALVFEVNGLPSIELKYHYPDVADDRELLLKLEAQEDTCIQSADLLVTPSAVTAEHLKSRGADASRIRVIPNGVDLNLFRHAPPRERPPEQPVRLLYSGTMSAWQGVHHAIEACRLLRREFPVVLTLVGPLRRHQRRALLDRCGDLLLEGAVELREPLPQAELAALHHACDVVLVPLPMNDRNCAQGCCPLKLLEAMASGTPVVASDLPVVRALAEDTTEALLVKPGSPKAIVDAVRALRDEPLRAAALSTSARARVERDFTWGRAQEALVATYEDAFGMARASTRRSTSASASA from the coding sequence GTGTCTACCTCCGGCATCGTCTACGCCTCGTTCGACCGCTTCCCCTCACCCAAGGGCGCGGCGGTGCACATCCAGGCCTTTGTCGAGGCGCTGGGCGCCGCGTTCGGACAGGTGGACCTGCTGGCCATCGGCGCGGAGCCCGGCGCGCGCCCCATGCCGTGGAGCCCTGGCGTCACGTATCACCCCCTGGAGGCGCGGGGCCGAGACCTGATGGCGCAGGCACTGAACTTCCGCGCGCGGCTCGGCGACTGGTGGCGCGAGCGCCCACGCGCCCGGGTGGTGCACGTGCGCTCCATCTTCGAGGGCTATCCGATTGCCCGCCGCAAGGACGCCCTCACGGACGCGCTGGTGTTCGAGGTGAACGGGCTGCCGTCCATCGAGCTGAAGTACCACTACCCGGACGTGGCCGATGACCGCGAGCTGTTGCTCAAGCTGGAGGCGCAGGAGGACACCTGCATCCAGAGCGCGGACCTCCTGGTGACGCCGAGCGCGGTGACCGCCGAGCACCTGAAGTCACGGGGCGCGGACGCCTCGCGGATCCGCGTGATTCCCAACGGCGTGGACTTGAACCTGTTCCGCCACGCGCCCCCGCGCGAGCGCCCACCCGAGCAGCCCGTGCGCCTGCTCTACAGCGGGACGATGTCCGCCTGGCAGGGCGTGCACCACGCCATCGAGGCGTGTCGATTGCTGCGCCGCGAGTTCCCCGTGGTGCTCACGCTGGTGGGCCCGCTGCGAAGACACCAACGCCGCGCGCTACTGGACCGCTGCGGAGACCTGCTGCTCGAAGGCGCGGTGGAGCTGCGCGAGCCCTTGCCCCAAGCCGAGCTGGCGGCGCTGCACCACGCCTGTGACGTCGTGCTCGTGCCCCTGCCCATGAACGACCGCAACTGCGCGCAGGGCTGCTGTCCGCTGAAGCTGCTAGAGGCCATGGCCTCTGGAACGCCCGTGGTGGCCAGCGACCTGCCCGTGGTGCGCGCGCTGGCCGAGGACACCACCGAGGCCCTGTTGGTGAAGCCCGGCTCCCCCAAGGCCATCGTCGATGCGGTGCGCGCATTGCGTGACGAGCCCCTCCGAGCCGCGGCCCTGAGCACGAGCGCGCGGGCCCGCGTGGAGCGGGACTTCACCTGGGGCCGTGCGCAGGAGGCGCTGGTGGCCACCTACGAGGACGCGTTCGGCATGGCCCGCGCGAGCACGCGGCGCAGCACGTCCGCCTCCGCGTCGGCCTGA
- a CDS encoding glycosyltransferase, whose translation MSPDSRVLLVAERFPPDIGGLARSGARTAGALVKLGAQVDVLAWTRTSAPGALETVEDAGEVSPFARGVTLHRLGLFGSADLSMQHTLDVLNHLHAKRRYTLVWGHYLYPPGFLAVVFAESQGLSSVLSARGNDVDQLMFPPGDFARLLWTLGRAKVLTAASRDLGRKMALLLGRDPGVEVIPNAVDTALFSPGAPDLALRARLGIAPDEAVLGFSGELRHKKGLPFLLSALTEVRRARPACLLVIGEVRARDAEHLVAYRAEHPEDAARIVVSGRLDTPEAIAAHLRLCDVYLQPSLWEGMPNALLEAMACERPVIASDAGGIPEAVDSDHNGFIIPKALLNHLGQACLDVLGLPPERRAALGAAARRRIEERFQADAEADVLRRVLARAMPNASS comes from the coding sequence ATGTCTCCTGATTCGCGTGTCCTCCTCGTGGCCGAGCGCTTCCCTCCCGATATTGGAGGACTGGCGCGCAGTGGGGCTCGGACCGCGGGCGCGCTGGTGAAGCTGGGCGCGCAGGTGGACGTGTTGGCGTGGACGCGGACCTCGGCCCCGGGCGCGCTGGAGACCGTGGAGGACGCGGGCGAGGTGTCTCCGTTCGCGCGCGGCGTCACCCTGCATCGGCTGGGGTTGTTCGGCAGCGCGGACCTGTCCATGCAACACACGCTCGACGTGCTCAATCACTTGCATGCGAAGCGGCGCTACACGCTGGTCTGGGGGCACTATCTGTATCCGCCTGGGTTCCTCGCGGTGGTGTTCGCGGAGTCCCAGGGGCTGTCCTCGGTGCTCAGCGCGCGCGGCAATGACGTGGATCAGCTCATGTTCCCTCCGGGCGACTTCGCGCGCCTCTTGTGGACGCTGGGACGCGCGAAGGTGCTCACGGCCGCGTCGCGCGACCTGGGGCGGAAGATGGCGCTGCTGCTGGGCCGCGACCCCGGTGTGGAGGTGATTCCCAACGCCGTGGATACCGCGCTGTTCTCTCCCGGGGCGCCGGACCTCGCGCTGCGGGCGCGGTTGGGAATCGCTCCGGACGAGGCGGTGCTCGGCTTCTCCGGCGAGCTGCGCCACAAGAAGGGCCTGCCGTTCCTCCTCTCCGCGCTCACCGAGGTGCGCCGCGCGCGGCCCGCGTGCCTGCTGGTGATTGGTGAGGTGCGCGCCCGCGACGCCGAGCACCTGGTGGCCTATCGCGCCGAGCACCCCGAGGACGCGGCTCGCATCGTCGTGTCCGGTCGGCTCGACACGCCCGAGGCCATCGCGGCGCACCTGCGGCTGTGTGATGTCTATCTTCAGCCCTCGCTGTGGGAGGGCATGCCCAATGCCTTGCTGGAGGCCATGGCGTGCGAGCGCCCCGTCATCGCCAGCGACGCCGGAGGCATCCCCGAGGCCGTGGACTCCGACCACAACGGCTTCATCATTCCCAAGGCGCTGCTCAACCACCTGGGGCAGGCGTGTCTGGATGTCTTGGGTTTGCCTCCGGAGCGGCGGGCCGCGCTCGGGGCCGCCGCGCGACGCCGCATCGAGGAGCGTTTTCAGGCCGACGCGGAGGCGGACGTGCTGCGCCGCGTGCTCGCGCGGGCCATGCCGAACGCGTCCTCGTAG
- a CDS encoding HAMP domain-containing histidine kinase — protein MSLRAFFSVTLGALAVITLLAAASLVGLTTVLARTAGTLGDSLEGVRLAEELEVDLLSHARMSSTPAARDPSEGAERGRSLQELEAGFPRQLAGLAATATTQAERHLLDEVGVHIDAYLAAQRAPHLQSPKGDPRVEPSLDSALESLERLIQLNVNEAQAARERAARWDETANVAGLGLSALMLASLVGVIFWLRRFALRPVADISHAIRRFSSDRKNTRAPESGPTELREMARTFNEMANHLTHQQEQQLAFLAGVAHELRNPLSALKLSTAIADPGRASLTPERMQRTLALVRRQVARLDRMVGDLLDATRIEAGRLELQPEVRDARELARAVVELYQSGDPGHVLRLSVSDAPVLVRADPSRLEQVLHNLVSNALKYSPSGSRVEVSVLGQGEEAILAVADQGIGISAEEMRQLFTPFQRTGNARQRAPGVGLGLSVARRIVEAHGGRIEVQSEPGQGSTFRVHLALLSSTEACSPRTDAPPVPVH, from the coding sequence ATGAGCCTGCGTGCCTTCTTCTCCGTGACGCTCGGCGCGCTGGCGGTCATCACGCTGCTGGCCGCCGCCTCGCTCGTCGGGTTGACGACGGTGCTGGCGCGCACGGCCGGCACGCTCGGCGACTCTCTGGAGGGCGTGCGGCTGGCCGAGGAGCTGGAGGTGGACCTGCTCTCCCACGCGCGGATGAGCAGCACGCCCGCCGCGCGGGACCCGAGCGAGGGAGCGGAGCGCGGCCGCTCGCTGCAAGAGCTGGAGGCAGGGTTCCCGCGGCAGCTCGCTGGCCTGGCCGCGACCGCGACCACCCAGGCGGAGCGGCACCTCCTGGACGAAGTGGGCGTGCACATCGACGCGTACCTGGCCGCCCAGCGCGCGCCGCACCTGCAATCGCCCAAGGGAGACCCTCGCGTGGAGCCCTCGCTGGACTCCGCGCTGGAGTCGCTGGAGCGGTTGATCCAACTCAACGTGAACGAGGCGCAGGCCGCGCGTGAGCGCGCCGCGCGATGGGACGAAACGGCCAACGTCGCGGGCCTGGGCCTGAGCGCGCTGATGCTGGCGTCGCTGGTGGGCGTCATCTTCTGGCTGCGTCGCTTCGCGCTGCGCCCCGTGGCGGACATCAGCCACGCCATCCGGCGCTTCAGCTCCGACCGCAAGAACACCCGCGCGCCGGAGTCCGGCCCCACCGAGCTGCGCGAGATGGCGCGCACGTTCAACGAGATGGCCAACCACCTGACGCACCAGCAGGAGCAGCAGCTCGCGTTCCTCGCGGGCGTGGCCCATGAGCTGCGCAATCCGTTGTCCGCGCTCAAGTTGTCCACCGCCATCGCGGATCCAGGCCGTGCCTCGCTGACGCCCGAGCGGATGCAGCGCACGCTGGCCCTGGTGCGCCGACAGGTGGCGCGGTTGGACCGGATGGTGGGGGACCTGCTGGACGCCACGCGCATCGAGGCGGGCCGGCTGGAGCTTCAACCCGAAGTGCGCGACGCGCGCGAGCTGGCGCGGGCCGTGGTGGAGCTGTACCAGTCCGGAGACCCAGGCCATGTGCTGCGCCTGTCGGTGTCGGACGCCCCCGTGCTCGTGCGCGCGGATCCCTCCCGACTGGAGCAGGTGCTGCACAACCTGGTGAGTAACGCGCTGAAGTATTCGCCCTCGGGAAGCCGGGTGGAGGTCTCCGTGCTGGGGCAGGGCGAGGAGGCCATCCTCGCGGTGGCGGACCAGGGCATCGGCATCTCCGCCGAAGAGATGCGCCAGCTCTTCACGCCCTTCCAGCGCACCGGCAATGCCCGCCAGCGCGCTCCGGGCGTGGGGTTGGGGCTGTCCGTGGCCCGTCGCATCGTCGAGGCGCACGGCGGGCGCATCGAAGTGCAGAGCGAGCCCGGCCAGGGCTCCACGTTCCGTGTCCACCTGGCGCTCCTGTCCTCTACCGAGGCCTGTTCGCCGAGGACGGACGCGCCCCCTGTTCCCGTGCACTGA